In the genome of Leptospiraceae bacterium, one region contains:
- a CDS encoding cyclic nucleotide-binding domain-containing protein, translating into MPTIKEYSRGAVIYFEGDKSDKIYLLQSGQVILIYNSLDGSKEEKYIVKVGEFFGVKSALGKYPREETAQVVGSARVVILSLEEFQKLALSNTRLVLQMSKVFSRELRQIHAKIREILKADSVKNPEYELMNVGESFHRAGNIDRAEYVYEKYLYYNPKGKFRERAEFLLTKARKGESYPSNIPSLEDYLINKEYEQAESTNEDNLRTIEDDLFQIPDIDTTPKKEETKVSLEDIINKIEHFISNNQIKEAYDFLLENEDLPSIKAQENANEELLYQKGRLLTLMKNYKSGLEFLLQYIKDYPDGKHVKNVLFQIGIIFEILKDLQKAKMFYKKVLMFKPLDDITKQAKRRLEYLESQ; encoded by the coding sequence CATTAGATGGAAGTAAAGAAGAAAAGTATATAGTCAAAGTTGGTGAGTTTTTTGGTGTAAAATCCGCATTAGGAAAGTATCCAAGAGAAGAAACAGCCCAAGTCGTTGGGAGTGCTCGTGTTGTGATTTTAAGCTTGGAAGAATTTCAAAAATTAGCACTAAGCAATACTCGTCTTGTTCTTCAAATGTCGAAAGTTTTCTCGAGGGAGTTACGCCAAATCCATGCAAAAATACGTGAAATCTTGAAGGCAGATAGCGTAAAAAATCCTGAATATGAGTTAATGAATGTAGGGGAGTCCTTCCATAGAGCTGGGAATATTGATAGAGCTGAATATGTATATGAAAAATATTTATATTACAATCCCAAAGGGAAATTCAGAGAACGTGCTGAGTTTTTACTTACAAAAGCAAGAAAAGGTGAGTCCTACCCATCAAATATCCCAAGTTTAGAAGATTATTTGATCAACAAAGAATATGAACAGGCTGAAAGTACCAACGAGGATAATTTAAGAACCATTGAAGATGATCTATTCCAAATTCCTGATATTGATACCACTCCCAAAAAAGAAGAAACAAAAGTATCCTTAGAAGACATAATAAATAAAATTGAACATTTCATATCTAATAATCAAATCAAGGAAGCCTATGATTTCTTATTAGAAAATGAAGACCTTCCAAGCATCAAAGCCCAAGAAAACGCAAATGAAGAACTCTTATATCAAAAAGGTAGGTTATTGACTTTAATGAAAAATTACAAATCAGGTTTAGAGTTTCTACTACAATATATAAAAGACTATCCAGATGGAAAACATGTAAAAAATGTATTATTTCAGATTGGAATTATATTCGAAATCCTAAAGGATTTACAAAAAGCTAAAATGTTTTATAAAAAAGTTTTAATGTTTAAACCATTAGACGACATAACAAAACAAGCAAAAAGAAGGTTAGAATATTTAGAGAGTCAGTAG